The following coding sequences lie in one Cannabis sativa cultivar Pink pepper isolate KNU-18-1 chromosome 5, ASM2916894v1, whole genome shotgun sequence genomic window:
- the LOC133038083 gene encoding uncharacterized protein LOC133038083, whose amino-acid sequence MCKYIWAIANQQESLWLRWVHSVYIKRDSWWSYKASIHSSWYWRKLAAVKEPLKIIQNPIEFQEKKYVIAEGYDLLKPNHDKVAWSREVWARLNIPKHSVILWLAMLNRLKTKERLVKFGIQIESRCRLCNAHSENTQHLFFNCSFAEKCLQAAKNWLVWGTAANELPLILRWIRKAKISKFRKNVLAAVIVGLVYRIWEARNKLEWQNEQPKSDGGCSVENQNSGDYVFA is encoded by the coding sequence ATGTGTAAGTATATTTGGGCTATTGCAAATCAGCAAGAAAGTTTGTGGTTGAGATGGGTGCATAGTGTATATATCAAAAGAGATTCTTGGTGGAGTTACAAAGCTTCTATCCATTCGAGCTGGTATTGGAGGAAGCTTGCAGCTGTTAAGGAACCTCTGAAAATCATCCAGAATCCGATTGAATTCCAAGAGAAAAAATATGTGATTGCTGAAGGTTATGACTTACTCAAGCCAAATCATGATAAAGTAGCTTGGAGCCGAGAGGTTTGGGCAAGACTAAACATCCCCAAACATAGTGTGATACTTTGGTTGGCCATGTTGAATAGATTAAAGACAAAGGAAAGGCTTGTCAAGTTTGGAATTCAAATTGAAAGTAGGTGTCGATTATGCAATGCTCATTCAGAGAACACACAACACCTATTTTTCAACTGCTCCTTTGCTGAAAAGTGcttacaagcagccaaaaattgGCTGGTGTGGGGCACGGCTGCTAATGAGCTTCCCTTGATCTTGAGATGGATTAGGAAAGCTAAAATAAGTAAGTTTAGAAAGAATGTATTGGCAGCTGTAATTGTAGGTCTGGTGTACAGAATTTGGGAGGCTAGAAACAAGCTTGAATGGCAAAATGAGCAGCCGAAGAGTGATGGAGGTTGTTCGGTGGAGAATCAAAACTCGGGTGACTATGTTTTTGCCTAA
- the LOC115716068 gene encoding uncharacterized protein LOC115716068 isoform X1, translating into MYHKQDQFGRLLPTFLQVIDLTDDEESDHRAVVSDVFDGKQLDYYTSRPSLNAVTWSSMETSINNKVRLLRTMLRWEEQLHTEASFGQDKPRGKSYDSVVLGEVVIVCWPHGEIMRLSTGSTAADAARRVGLEGKLALVNGQLVLPNTKLKDGDVVEFRI; encoded by the exons ATGTACCACAAG CAAGATCAATTTGGGCGCTTGCTGCCGACCTTTCTACAGGTCATTGATTTGACGGATGATGAAGAGTCTGACCATCGGGCCGTTGTGTCCGATGTCTTCGATGGTAAACAGCTCGATTATTATACATCGAGGCCGAGTTTAAATGCTGTGACATGGAGCTCCATGGAGACTAGCATAAATAACAAG GTACGTCTGTTAAGGACAATGTTGCGGTGGGAAGAGCAACTACACACCGAAGCAAGTTTCGGACAAGATAAGCCAAGAGGAAAGTCTTACGACTCGGTTGTTCTTGGGGAGGTGGTGATTGTTTGTTGGCCCCACGGCGAGATAATGAGACTGAGTACCGGTAGCACCGCGGCCGATGCTGCTAGACGAGTCGGACTCGAGGGAAAATTGGCTTTAGTTAATGGCCAATTAGTGTTGCCTAATACCAAGCTAAAAGATGGTGATGTGGTTGAATTCAGAATTTGA